From Xylanibacter oryzae DSM 17970, a single genomic window includes:
- a CDS encoding Na/Pi cotransporter family protein has product MSIWIFFKLIGSLALLMYGMKSMSESLQKMAGSQLRHVLQAMTTNRFLGVITGTLVTASVQSSTATTVMTVSFVNAGLLTLAQAISIIMGANIGTTLTAWIMSAGFSFNVTDFVWPAFFIAIILIYSKKRKNVGDFLFGVSFMFLGLGILRQTGIDMDLAHDAPILHFFKLFDPNSFTTTIVFLLIGSVMTMFVQSSAAIMAITMILCSSGVLPIYQGIALVMGENIGTTVTSNIAAITANTQARRAAFAHMFFNVFGVIWVLCIFHPFVNMVCSFVGVTDPSHVTNKTVLSFVLAAFHTTFNVSNTLVLIWFIPQIEKFVCKVIKPRKNEYEDDFRLRFVTGGFMNTPELSVLEAQKEISNFGERIQRMFGFVRELLTTTDETAFVKLYSRIEKYENISDNMEIEIANYLDSVSDAHLSIETKGKIRAMLREISEIESIGDSCFNIARTINRKIKGKEDFTEKQYEHIHQMLELTDDSLTHMNILLSGRKENLDANRSFNIENEINNYRNQLKSENINDVNTHQYTYAIGTMYMDIISDCERLGDYVVNVVEARMGTKQKDA; this is encoded by the coding sequence ATGTCGATTTGGATTTTTTTTAAACTTATCGGTTCGCTCGCTCTCCTGATGTATGGGATGAAATCGATGAGTGAAAGTCTGCAAAAAATGGCAGGCTCGCAGTTGCGCCACGTACTTCAGGCAATGACAACCAACCGCTTCCTCGGAGTGATAACCGGAACTTTAGTTACAGCATCAGTACAGTCGTCTACGGCTACCACTGTAATGACCGTATCATTTGTGAATGCCGGTTTGCTAACATTAGCGCAGGCTATCTCTATTATAATGGGTGCCAACATAGGCACCACGCTCACAGCATGGATAATGAGTGCCGGTTTCTCATTCAATGTAACAGACTTTGTCTGGCCGGCATTTTTCATCGCCATCATTCTTATATATAGCAAAAAGCGCAAGAATGTCGGCGATTTTTTATTTGGTGTATCATTCATGTTCCTCGGTCTGGGCATATTGAGACAAACCGGTATAGACATGGATCTGGCACATGACGCACCTATTTTGCATTTCTTCAAGTTGTTCGACCCCAACAGTTTTACTACCACTATCGTCTTCTTATTAATAGGTAGTGTGATGACTATGTTTGTGCAATCTTCGGCAGCCATTATGGCCATAACAATGATATTGTGTTCAAGTGGTGTACTTCCCATATATCAAGGTATCGCATTAGTGATGGGCGAGAACATAGGTACCACCGTTACCTCTAATATTGCAGCTATTACCGCCAACACCCAAGCACGCCGTGCAGCCTTTGCCCACATGTTCTTCAACGTCTTCGGTGTGATATGGGTACTCTGCATATTCCATCCTTTCGTTAACATGGTTTGTAGTTTCGTTGGCGTCACCGATCCATCTCATGTTACCAACAAGACAGTTCTATCATTTGTACTGGCAGCTTTTCACACCACATTCAATGTAAGCAATACACTAGTGTTGATATGGTTTATACCACAAATAGAGAAGTTTGTATGTAAGGTGATCAAGCCACGCAAAAACGAATATGAAGACGACTTCCGTCTGCGTTTTGTTACCGGTGGATTCATGAATACACCCGAGCTTTCTGTACTTGAAGCTCAGAAAGAGATAAGCAATTTTGGCGAAAGGATACAGAGGATGTTCGGCTTTGTCCGTGAACTGCTTACTACGACAGACGAGACTGCATTCGTCAAGTTGTATAGCCGTATAGAAAAATACGAGAACATAAGTGACAATATGGAAATAGAGATAGCCAACTATCTGGATAGTGTCAGCGACGCACACCTTAGCATCGAGACTAAGGGTAAGATACGTGCCATGCTGCGCGAGATATCCGAAATAGAGAGTATTGGCGATAGCTGTTTCAATATAGCCCGCACCATCAACCGTAAGATCAAAGGCAAGGAAGACTTCACCGAAAAGCAATATGAGCATATCCATCAGATGCTTGAACTTACAGATGACAGTCTTACGCATATGAATATCCTGCTTAGCGGGCGCAAGGAGAATCTCGATGCCAACCGCTCATTCAACATTGAGAACGAAATCAACAACTACCGCAACCAACTTAAGAGTGAGAATATCAATGATGTAAACACTCACCAATATACATATGCCATAGGCACGATGTATATGGATATCATAAGCGATTGCGAGAGACTGGGTGACTACGTGGTAAACGTGGTTGAAGCCCGTATGGGTACTAAACAGAAAGACGCTTAA
- a CDS encoding nucleoside kinase — MEQLIQIRCKNNKKIKNISMGSTLFDIFREFNLDMPYGPVSAKVNNRVEGLHYRVYHNKDVEFLDLHSSSGSRTYTRSLFFVLCKAVEDLYPNSNVIIDIPVSNGYYCNLNIGRPLTNEDVDKIRTRMQELIDAKIPFIRRECTTEEAIKLFSERGFDSKVKLLKSVSSLYTNYYELDGSLDYFYGSLLVNTSQLKLFGVEKYFDGLLLRIPSISDPSKLGELVNQGKMFEMFKEHHAWQNIMEVSTIGDVNEAVQNGFSSTLINVSEALQEKKISQMADAISNSHNVKVVLIAGPSSSGKTTFSKRLSIQLMACGKKPISVSLDDYFLDRELTPKDDDGDYDFESLYALNIPLFNEQLNDLLEGKEVELPKYNFQNGKSEKGGNKLKLNEDNILILEGIHALNPNLTCGVPENAKFRVYASALTTVLLDTHNYVPTTDNRLLRRIVRDNRYRGVTAQETIRRWPSVRAGENKWIFPYQENADMMFNTAMIFELAVLKTQVEPLLELVPESAEEYSEAYRLKKFLGYIRPVPNRQLPPTSLLREFLGGSSFKY, encoded by the coding sequence ATGGAACAATTAATACAAATTCGTTGCAAAAATAACAAAAAAATTAAAAATATCAGCATGGGCAGTACTCTTTTTGACATATTCAGGGAATTTAATCTGGATATGCCTTACGGACCTGTAAGTGCTAAGGTTAACAACAGGGTAGAAGGTTTGCATTACAGGGTTTACCATAATAAAGATGTGGAATTCCTGGATCTGCATTCTTCTTCGGGTTCAAGAACTTATACACGTTCTTTATTCTTTGTTCTCTGCAAGGCTGTAGAGGATCTTTATCCGAATAGTAATGTGATTATTGATATCCCGGTGTCGAATGGTTATTACTGTAATCTTAATATAGGAAGACCTTTAACTAATGAGGATGTAGACAAGATACGGACCAGAATGCAGGAGCTTATCGATGCCAAAATTCCTTTTATAAGAAGGGAATGTACAACGGAAGAGGCCATAAAACTATTCTCTGAAAGAGGATTCGACTCTAAGGTGAAGTTGCTTAAGAGTGTTAGCTCTCTTTATACAAACTACTATGAACTGGATGGAAGTCTGGATTATTTTTACGGATCTTTGTTGGTAAATACATCACAACTTAAACTATTCGGAGTAGAAAAATACTTTGACGGACTGTTACTTCGCATACCTTCTATTTCGGATCCATCTAAATTGGGCGAACTGGTTAATCAGGGGAAGATGTTTGAGATGTTCAAGGAACATCATGCATGGCAGAATATCATGGAAGTAAGTACTATTGGTGATGTGAACGAGGCTGTACAGAATGGTTTTTCGTCTACGCTTATCAATGTGTCGGAGGCCTTGCAAGAAAAGAAAATCTCACAGATGGCAGATGCCATATCCAATAGCCATAATGTTAAGGTGGTGTTGATAGCCGGACCGTCATCAAGCGGAAAGACAACGTTCAGCAAGAGACTTTCAATACAACTGATGGCTTGTGGCAAAAAACCTATATCTGTATCGCTAGACGACTATTTTCTGGATAGGGAACTTACCCCTAAGGATGATGATGGCGATTATGATTTTGAAAGTCTTTATGCTCTTAATATACCTCTGTTTAATGAACAGCTTAATGATCTACTGGAGGGAAAGGAAGTAGAGCTACCTAAATATAACTTCCAGAATGGCAAGAGCGAGAAAGGTGGAAATAAACTGAAACTTAATGAGGATAATATCCTTATACTTGAGGGTATACATGCACTAAACCCCAACCTTACTTGTGGGGTGCCCGAAAATGCAAAATTCAGAGTGTATGCTTCTGCTCTTACTACGGTGCTGCTTGATACACACAACTATGTGCCTACTACAGATAACCGCCTGCTTAGGCGTATAGTCCGCGACAATAGATACAGAGGCGTTACTGCACAAGAAACAATAAGGAGATGGCCAAGCGTAAGGGCTGGAGAAAATAAATGGATATTCCCATATCAGGAAAATGCGGATATGATGTTTAATACGGCTATGATATTCGAATTGGCTGTACTCAAAACACAAGTTGAACCTTTGCTTGAACTTGTACCGGAAAGCGCCGAAGAATATTCTGAGGCATACAGATTGAAAAAATTTCTGGGTTATATACGTCCTGTACCCAACAGACAATTGCCACCTACATCACTGTTGCGTGAATTTCTTGGTGGTAGTTCATTCAAATATTAA
- a CDS encoding 2-oxoacid:acceptor oxidoreductase subunit alpha — protein sequence MAEKLEVKELDQVVVRFSGDSGDGMQLAGNIFSTVSATVGNGISTFPDYPADIRAPQGSLTGVSGFQVHIGKGKVYTPGDKCDVLVAMNAAALKTQYKYSKPQATIIIDTDSFEAKDLEKAQFSSEDYLEEMGIDSDRVVACPITKMVKACLADTGMDNKSILKCRNMFALGLVCWLFNRDLDLVANFLKEKFAKKPAIAENNIKVVNAGYNYGHNVHASVPATYRIESTSKDKGRYMDITGNKATAYGLIAAAEKAGLKLFLGSYPITPATDVLHELAKHKSCGVITVQCEDEISGCASSIGAAFAGALAATSTSGPGVCLKSEAINLAVIDELPLVILNVQRGGPSTGLPTKSEQTDLLQALYGRNGESPMPVIAATSPTDCFDAVYSAAKIALEHLTPVILLTDAFIANGSAAWKLPTMEGLPEIHPHYVTPDQKDNYTPYLRDPESLVRYWAIPGQEGYTHIIGGLEKDSDTGAISTEPENHDKMVHLRADKIAKIQVPDVEVEGDNDAELLIVGFGSTYGHLYSAMEELQKKGHKAAIAQFKFINPLPKNTTEVLKKYKKVVVAEQNLGQFAAYLRSKVDNFVPYQFNQVKGQPFIVSELVAAFEEIINK from the coding sequence ATGGCAGAAAAATTGGAAGTAAAGGAGCTGGACCAGGTTGTTGTCCGCTTCTCTGGTGATTCCGGTGATGGTATGCAATTAGCCGGAAACATCTTCTCTACGGTATCTGCTACCGTAGGTAACGGTATCTCAACATTCCCGGATTATCCCGCTGATATCCGCGCCCCGCAGGGCTCACTGACAGGTGTTTCAGGATTTCAGGTTCATATCGGCAAGGGTAAAGTTTATACTCCGGGTGATAAATGTGATGTACTGGTAGCAATGAATGCTGCAGCGCTTAAAACTCAGTATAAATATTCAAAACCACAGGCGACTATTATTATTGATACAGATAGTTTCGAGGCCAAAGACCTTGAGAAGGCTCAGTTCTCTAGTGAGGATTATCTTGAAGAGATGGGTATTGACTCTGATCGTGTTGTGGCTTGCCCTATAACTAAAATGGTAAAGGCTTGTCTTGCTGACACGGGTATGGATAATAAGTCTATACTGAAATGCCGTAATATGTTTGCACTTGGTCTGGTATGCTGGTTGTTCAACAGAGACCTTGATCTTGTGGCTAATTTTCTGAAAGAGAAATTCGCTAAGAAACCTGCTATTGCAGAGAATAATATAAAGGTGGTAAATGCCGGTTATAATTATGGACATAATGTTCATGCTTCTGTTCCGGCTACATATAGAATAGAGTCTACATCTAAGGATAAAGGACGCTATATGGACATCACCGGTAACAAGGCTACTGCTTATGGACTTATCGCTGCTGCCGAGAAGGCAGGACTGAAATTGTTCTTAGGCTCTTATCCTATAACTCCGGCTACAGATGTACTGCATGAACTGGCAAAACATAAGAGTTGCGGTGTAATAACAGTACAGTGTGAGGATGAAATTTCAGGTTGCGCCAGTTCTATAGGTGCTGCTTTCGCAGGTGCCCTTGCTGCAACGTCTACATCTGGTCCCGGTGTCTGTCTGAAGTCAGAAGCAATTAATCTAGCTGTAATAGACGAGTTGCCTTTGGTAATACTCAATGTGCAGCGCGGAGGCCCGTCAACAGGTCTTCCTACTAAGAGTGAACAGACAGACCTTTTACAGGCTCTGTATGGCCGTAATGGTGAGTCTCCAATGCCTGTAATAGCAGCAACAAGTCCTACTGACTGTTTTGATGCTGTATACTCGGCTGCAAAGATAGCGCTGGAGCATCTTACACCTGTAATATTACTCACTGACGCATTCATAGCTAATGGTTCGGCTGCATGGAAACTTCCTACAATGGAAGGATTGCCGGAGATACATCCCCACTATGTAACACCAGATCAGAAAGACAACTATACACCATATCTCAGAGATCCGGAGTCTCTGGTACGTTATTGGGCTATACCAGGGCAAGAGGGATATACCCATATTATTGGCGGACTAGAGAAAGACAGTGACACGGGCGCTATATCTACAGAACCTGAAAACCATGATAAAATGGTGCATCTGCGTGCTGATAAGATTGCAAAGATACAAGTTCCTGACGTAGAAGTGGAAGGTGATAATGATGCAGAGCTGCTTATTGTAGGGTTTGGAAGTACTTACGGACATCTGTATTCGGCAATGGAAGAATTGCAGAAAAAAGGCCATAAGGCTGCAATAGCACAGTTTAAGTTTATCAACCCACTGCCAAAGAATACTACAGAGGTCTTGAAAAAATATAAGAAAGTGGTTGTCGCAGAACAGAATCTCGGACAGTTTGCCGCTTATCTGCGGTCTAAGGTGGACAATTTTGTACCTTACCAGTTTAATCAGGTTAAGGGACAGCCGTTCATCGTATCAGAACTAGTTGCGGCTTTCGAAGAGATAATCAATAAATAA
- a CDS encoding 2-oxoacid:ferredoxin oxidoreductase subunit beta, with translation MSEYTANDYKKGQPRWCPGCGDHFFLASLHKAMAELGVAPYETAVISGIGCSSRLPYYVNTYAMQTVHGRAAAIATGTKVVNPGLTVWQISGDGDGLAIGGNHFIHAMRRNIDLNMILLNNRIYGLTKGQYSPTSPRGFVSKSSPYGTVEDPFRPAELCFGARGHFFARAVATDAKGTVDVLQAAYKHKGASVCEIIQNCVIFNNGAFDPIYTKEGRSKNAIYVKDGEPLVFGENNEFGLVQEGFGLKVVKIGENGVTMKDILVHNPHSLDNTLQLKLAMMDNENGFPVALGVIRDVEAPTYNDAVNEQIEEVKAKKPYHNFMELLETNDTWEVK, from the coding sequence ATGAGCGAATATACAGCAAATGATTATAAGAAAGGACAGCCACGTTGGTGTCCTGGTTGCGGAGACCATTTCTTCTTGGCATCCCTGCACAAAGCAATGGCCGAACTCGGCGTTGCACCTTATGAAACAGCAGTGATATCTGGCATCGGTTGTTCGAGCCGTCTGCCTTATTACGTCAATACTTATGCCATGCAGACTGTACATGGACGTGCTGCTGCCATTGCTACAGGTACTAAGGTGGTAAATCCTGGACTTACAGTTTGGCAGATCAGCGGTGACGGTGATGGACTGGCTATCGGTGGTAATCACTTTATACATGCAATGCGTCGTAATATAGACCTTAATATGATACTTCTTAATAATCGTATCTATGGTCTTACTAAAGGACAGTATTCTCCTACATCTCCACGTGGTTTTGTAAGCAAGTCATCTCCTTACGGCACTGTTGAGGATCCGTTCCGCCCGGCTGAATTATGCTTCGGAGCGCGCGGACATTTCTTTGCACGTGCTGTGGCAACAGATGCAAAAGGTACTGTTGATGTTCTGCAGGCTGCTTATAAGCATAAGGGTGCGTCTGTCTGTGAGATTATACAAAACTGTGTAATTTTCAATAATGGCGCTTTCGACCCTATATATACTAAGGAGGGCCGCTCTAAAAATGCTATCTATGTAAAGGATGGTGAACCGCTAGTGTTCGGAGAAAATAATGAATTCGGATTGGTTCAGGAAGGTTTCGGACTGAAAGTAGTTAAGATAGGCGAGAATGGTGTAACGATGAAAGATATTCTGGTACACAACCCACACAGTCTTGACAACACATTACAATTGAAGTTGGCTATGATGGACAATGAAAATGGCTTCCCCGTAGCACTCGGAGTAATCCGTGACGTTGAGGCTCCAACATATAATGATGCCGTTAACGAGCAGATAGAGGAAGTTAAGGCAAAGAAGCCTTATCATAACTTTATGGAACTGCTAGAGACAAATGACACCTGGGAAGTAAAATAA
- the upp gene encoding uracil phosphoribosyltransferase encodes MKIINLGENNTIINQYMAEIRDKDYQQNRLLFRNNITRIGELEAYELSKTLDYTEREVQTPLGVSKINVPTDKIVLATIFRAGLPFHGGFLNIFDHAGNGFVSAFREYTDEDKTQVGIHIEYLATPEIEDKTLIIADPMLATGGSMELGYKAFLSKGTPKRIHVACVIATPEGIEHISSVFPEDKTTIWCAAIDPGMNEHKYIVPGFGDAGDLCYGDKL; translated from the coding sequence ATGAAAATTATTAATTTAGGCGAAAATAACACCATAATAAATCAATATATGGCTGAAATTCGCGACAAAGATTATCAGCAGAACCGTCTGTTGTTCCGTAATAATATTACCCGTATCGGAGAGTTGGAAGCATACGAGTTGAGTAAAACATTAGATTATACTGAACGTGAAGTACAGACTCCTCTTGGAGTCTCTAAAATTAATGTACCGACCGACAAAATCGTACTGGCCACGATCTTTCGTGCAGGACTTCCTTTCCATGGAGGTTTCTTGAATATATTCGACCATGCCGGCAATGGATTTGTAAGTGCATTCCGCGAATATACTGATGAAGACAAGACTCAGGTTGGTATACATATAGAATATCTGGCCACTCCAGAAATAGAGGATAAGACTCTTATCATCGCCGATCCAATGCTTGCTACCGGTGGTTCTATGGAACTGGGATACAAGGCTTTTCTTTCAAAAGGTACTCCTAAACGTATTCATGTAGCATGTGTGATAGCGACCCCCGAAGGTATAGAGCACATCTCTAGTGTTTTCCCTGAGGATAAGACTACAATTTGGTGTGCAGCCATCGACCCCGGAATGAATGAACATAAATATATTGTACCTGGATTTGGTGATGCCGGAGACCTATGCTACGGCGACAAATTATAA
- the pckA gene encoding phosphoenolpyruvate carboxykinase (ATP) codes for MAKFDKSVLAKYGITGSTEVLYNPSYEVLFNEETKEGLSGFDKGQETELGAVNVMTGVYTGRSPKDKFIVDDETSHDTVWWTSDEYKNDNKPASKEAWNVVKEIAKKELSNKKLYVVDGFCGANNDTRMKVRFIVEVAWQAHFVTNMFIRPQNEADFEQEPDFIVYNASKAKVTNYKELGLNSETAVVFNVTSKEQVIINTWYGGEMKKGMFSMMNYFLPLKGIAAMHCSANCDMNGENTAIFFGLSGTGKTTLSTDPKRKLIGDDEHGWDDNGVFNFEGGCYAKVIKLDKESEPDIYGAIRRDALLENVTVAADGKIDFDDKSVTENTRVSYPIYHIKNIVRPVSHAPAAKQVIFLSADAFGVLPPVSILNKHQTQYYFLSGFTAKLAGTERGITEPTPTFSACFGQAFLELHPTKYAEELVKHMEKSGAKAYLVNTGWNGTGKRISIRDTRGIIDAILNGSIDKAPTKTIPFFDFVVPTELGGVDSKILDPRDTYKDASEWDVKAKDLAGRFIKNFAKYEGNEAGKALVAAGPKL; via the coding sequence ATGGCAAAGTTTGATAAGTCAGTATTAGCAAAGTACGGAATCACAGGTTCAACTGAGGTTCTCTACAATCCTTCTTACGAAGTATTGTTCAATGAGGAGACCAAAGAAGGTCTTTCAGGTTTTGACAAAGGTCAGGAAACAGAGTTAGGCGCAGTCAATGTAATGACTGGTGTATACACAGGCCGTTCTCCTAAAGACAAATTCATCGTTGACGATGAAACTTCTCACGATACAGTTTGGTGGACATCAGACGAGTATAAAAATGATAACAAACCAGCTTCTAAAGAGGCTTGGAATGTAGTTAAGGAAATAGCTAAGAAAGAGCTTTCTAATAAGAAACTTTATGTAGTAGACGGTTTCTGTGGAGCTAACAACGATACACGTATGAAAGTACGTTTCATCGTAGAGGTAGCTTGGCAGGCTCATTTTGTAACAAACATGTTCATCCGTCCTCAGAACGAGGCAGATTTCGAACAGGAGCCAGACTTTATCGTTTACAATGCATCAAAAGCTAAAGTTACTAACTATAAAGAATTAGGCCTTAACTCTGAGACAGCCGTTGTATTCAACGTAACTTCTAAAGAGCAGGTAATCATCAATACATGGTACGGTGGTGAAATGAAGAAGGGTATGTTCTCAATGATGAATTACTTCTTGCCATTGAAGGGTATCGCAGCAATGCACTGCTCTGCAAACTGTGACATGAACGGTGAGAATACAGCTATCTTCTTCGGTCTTTCTGGTACAGGTAAGACAACATTGTCTACTGATCCTAAACGTAAGTTGATCGGTGATGATGAGCACGGATGGGATGACAATGGTGTATTCAACTTCGAAGGTGGTTGCTATGCTAAGGTTATCAAACTTGACAAAGAATCAGAACCAGACATCTACGGAGCTATCCGTCGTGACGCTCTTCTTGAGAACGTAACAGTAGCTGCTGATGGCAAAATAGACTTTGATGATAAGAGTGTAACAGAGAATACTCGTGTTTCTTATCCTATCTATCATATCAAGAATATAGTACGTCCTGTTTCTCATGCTCCAGCTGCTAAACAGGTAATCTTCCTTTCAGCTGATGCTTTCGGAGTTCTTCCTCCAGTATCTATCCTGAACAAACATCAGACACAGTACTACTTCCTCTCTGGATTCACAGCTAAACTAGCTGGTACAGAGCGTGGTATCACAGAGCCAACTCCTACATTCTCAGCTTGTTTCGGTCAGGCATTCTTGGAATTGCACCCAACAAAATATGCTGAAGAATTGGTTAAACACATGGAGAAGAGCGGTGCTAAGGCATACTTGGTTAACACAGGTTGGAACGGAACAGGCAAACGTATCTCTATCCGCGATACACGTGGTATCATTGATGCTATCCTGAACGGTTCTATTGACAAAGCTCCTACTAAGACTATTCCTTTCTTCGACTTCGTAGTTCCTACAGAGTTGGGTGGCGTAGATTCAAAAATCCTTGATCCTCGTGATACATACAAGGATGCTTCTGAATGGGATGTTAAAGCTAAGGATCTTGCTGGACGTTTCATCAAGAACTTCGCTAAATATGAAGGAAATGAAGCTGGTAAGGCACTTGTTGCTGCTGGTCCAAAACTCTAA
- a CDS encoding DUF6242 domain-containing protein, which translates to MRRNILSLLTLLSAVFIFASCLGSNDQNTTSYGDTAITSFSLGTLARTMHTTSSKGTDSVYTTSVTGSNYLFNIDQFAGQIYNADSLPIGTKPMALCTVNTKNAGTVVYSNLKGDSLLYFSTSDSVNFSSPREFRVYASNGSSYRKYKITLNVHQQDSDTIVWKNMVNNSNIGNLKAMKAVEYNSNLYVFGSTGTSTVAYASSASDGKTWNQVQFNRSLSSDSYKSIIINGGSAYIISDGEVLKSTNMNEWTSVNTNSSLKQLVGCSTTELYALNNNNTISVSKDNGATWSDDKLGNDAALLPINDINYTTYNLSSNDSTDRVLVVGNRATSAGDITATVWTKLVEYSKGSAAGSWETVEKSEDNVKNYLPDLTSLVMISYDNGMLAFGGYGQNSKTTKFSQFYQSYDSGITWINNKHYYFPKGFTCSDTSFTALKDNDNYIWIFCGSTGQVWKGRLNRLGWTKGQTSFVN; encoded by the coding sequence ATGAGAAGAAACATATTATCCCTATTAACGCTGTTGTCAGCAGTTTTTATTTTTGCTTCGTGCTTGGGCAGTAATGACCAGAATACGACATCTTACGGTGATACGGCAATAACATCATTCTCTCTGGGTACGCTTGCGAGAACAATGCATACTACTAGTTCAAAGGGAACTGATAGCGTTTATACAACTTCTGTGACAGGAAGTAACTATCTGTTTAATATAGATCAGTTTGCTGGACAAATATATAATGCAGATTCTCTACCTATTGGTACTAAGCCTATGGCTCTTTGTACAGTCAATACCAAGAATGCAGGAACTGTTGTTTATTCTAATCTTAAAGGAGACTCCCTTTTATATTTTTCAACCAGTGATTCAGTGAATTTTTCTTCACCGAGAGAGTTTCGTGTGTATGCAAGTAATGGTTCCAGTTATCGTAAATACAAAATTACGCTGAATGTTCATCAGCAGGATTCTGATACGATAGTATGGAAAAACATGGTAAACAATAGTAATATTGGAAATTTAAAAGCTATGAAGGCTGTTGAATATAATAGCAATTTGTATGTATTTGGTTCAACCGGTACAAGTACAGTTGCTTATGCATCTTCTGCAAGCGATGGAAAGACATGGAACCAAGTTCAATTTAATAGATCCCTTTCTTCGGATTCATACAAAAGCATTATAATAAATGGTGGAAGTGCTTACATAATTAGTGATGGAGAAGTCCTTAAATCTACAAACATGAATGAATGGACTTCTGTAAATACCAATTCAAGTTTGAAACAGTTGGTTGGTTGTAGTACAACAGAATTATATGCATTGAACAATAATAACACGATATCAGTATCAAAAGATAACGGTGCAACATGGTCCGATGATAAGTTGGGTAATGATGCAGCGTTACTTCCGATAAATGACATCAATTATACTACATATAATTTGTCGTCAAACGATTCAACAGACAGAGTACTTGTTGTGGGTAATCGTGCCACTTCTGCAGGAGATATAACAGCTACAGTATGGACAAAACTCGTAGAATATTCGAAAGGAAGTGCTGCAGGTTCTTGGGAAACGGTAGAAAAGAGTGAGGATAATGTTAAGAACTATCTTCCTGACCTTACATCACTGGTTATGATATCTTACGACAATGGAATGTTGGCCTTCGGAGGCTACGGACAGAATTCGAAGACAACAAAGTTTTCGCAGTTCTATCAAAGTTATGATAGTGGCATAACTTGGATAAACAATAAGCACTATTATTTCCCTAAAGGATTTACTTGCAGTGATACTTCGTTTACTGCATTAAAAGATAACGACAACTATATATGGATATTCTGTGGAAGCACAGGACAAGTATGGAAAGGTCGACTTAACAGATTAGGCTGGACAAAAGGTCAGACATCGTTTGTAAACTAA
- a CDS encoding DUF6089 family protein, translating to MKKIILFIILIASSFIEASAQEDDYEYKMEIGCGTGLVAYEGDFNSNITKNMQPMASVIARRVLNPRMALRLNVSYGRIKGNSQNAGTSYPGMDTNPVSFSKSLMDAGLRYEYNFLPYGTGREYRGALRFTPYITMGLGVTSVSGDGSSAFTMNVPLGAGVKYKVGHRLNIGLEWALHFSLSDKLDGVKDPYGIESTGIFKNTDCYSALQFTLTYDIMPKCKTCNNNDD from the coding sequence ATGAAAAAGATCATCCTCTTTATAATATTAATTGCATCCTCTTTTATAGAGGCAAGTGCTCAAGAAGATGATTATGAATATAAGATGGAAATTGGCTGTGGAACAGGACTTGTCGCTTACGAAGGAGACTTTAATAGCAATATAACAAAGAATATGCAGCCAATGGCGTCGGTTATAGCCAGAAGAGTTCTTAACCCAAGGATGGCCTTGAGACTTAATGTATCTTATGGGAGGATAAAAGGAAACTCCCAAAATGCCGGAACAAGTTATCCTGGAATGGATACAAACCCTGTAAGTTTTAGCAAGAGCCTTATGGACGCAGGTCTGAGATACGAATATAATTTCTTGCCATATGGTACAGGACGAGAATATAGAGGAGCACTTAGGTTCACACCATATATAACAATGGGACTAGGAGTAACGTCTGTTTCTGGTGATGGAAGTAGTGCTTTTACTATGAATGTGCCTTTGGGAGCAGGAGTCAAATATAAAGTAGGCCATAGATTAAACATAGGTTTGGAATGGGCTCTGCATTTTTCTCTTAGTGATAAATTAGATGGTGTGAAAGATCCATACGGGATAGAAAGTACTGGAATCTTTAAAAACACTGACTGCTACTCGGCTTTGCAGTTTACACTAACATATGATATAATGCCAAAATGCAAAACTTGTAATAATAATGATGACTGA